One part of the Deinococcus detaillensis genome encodes these proteins:
- a CDS encoding winged helix-turn-helix domain-containing protein: protein RAFGRDEIIERLWRGEGSVEHKVIDVYVSTLRCKTHDTLIDTIRGTGYRLGRGTT, encoded by the coding sequence GCCGGGCGTTTGGAAGGGACGAGATTATTGAGCGGCTGTGGCGCGGCGAGGGAAGCGTGGAGCATAAAGTGATTGACGTGTATGTCAGCACCCTGCGCTGCAAAACCCACGACACCCTCATCGACACCATTCGCGGTACCGGCTACCGCCTCGGGCGCGGCACCACTTGA